The genomic region attttaacagagCATGTAAGAAGCGGtcttaaaaataatactttttactttttagaaGTAGGTGTCTGTAAAAGAAACATTCACTTTTTAATAGAAAGTGAATTTTGTCGAAGCACGTTAATTCGGTAAAGCAAGTGTAACAGCATCGGCAGCATCAAAATCGCCAGCAACGACAACAACACTATGTCCGAGGCGGGCGAGTACTCTGTGGAACGCATTGAGGATAAGCGTATTTGCAATGGCAGAGTAAGCTGGGCCAGTATCaaggcaataaaaaatagtaataatttgtGTACTTTGTAGACCGAGTACTTTTTAAAATGGAAAGGATACCCGCGCAGCGAAAATTCATGGGAACCCGTAGAGAACCTTGATTGCCCTGATCTGATCGCAGCATTCGAGGAgtcactgaaaacaaaaaaaggtaagGGGTTTTATTGACCAAGAGTAGACATAATTGAGTGTTATGGGAATTTCGATTAAATTAACAGCAGTTTTTACATAAATGTCTTACTTTTTATTCAACTGCAATAGAGAGCAAAAAACGCTCTTCCACAACACCAGTAAATGATACAAAAGTCAAACGAAAAACTGTTGAAGAAGAGAGAGAAAACCGCCGCACAATGGGCTTCGATAGAGGTCTAGAGCCATCTAAAATACTTGGAGCTACCGATTCGTCAGGTGAACTGATGTTTCTCATGAAATGGAAGGGCAGCGACGAAGCCGACTTGGTGCCGGCAAAGCAGGCCAATGTAAAATGCCCACAAATAGTCATACAATTCTATGAGGAGCGTCTCACTTGGCACACGGCTAATGCAGAGGAGGATAAAAATTCCACTAGCAAAGAACCGACCGAGTAAGACAGTAGTGTAAGAACAAGTTAAGTGCAAACGGCGGAGAAATTAAtatgaaatgcaaaatcaaaTAATCTAGGTACTGCAATGGAATATTCAGGATGCACATTAACTGAAGAAATTGCAATACGAATAACAAGGCGCGAAAGCGCCAAAAATCAATACAGATgtagtgttaaaataaaaataagattttttttttaatgaaataaaacaaaactttcgagctgcaatttaattaaaaatacatactgATATGTAGTAATTTCCTCGATTTTTTCTAAACGAGCTCATATAGTAATGTACTTTTTTAATTAGCTACGGCGAAATttgaatcaaaaatataaattgagttGGTACTTTatctttttctatttctttttataatgaTAACCTtcagaaaaatggttttaaaaaccTAAAGTAATGAATACAAGTATATCCATGAaccattaaatttaaatacaattaatttaaatataaaaaataaagttcagTTTATAAGGACTTAAATAAAATGATGTGAGATAATAAATCCCATGAAGCGAAGTCCAAcataaatattacaattaataaaattacataattttaatcaaattgtttattgttttatgGTCAACCGTGAGCGTAGTAGTGTGCGCCAGGATAAATACTTGGGCACAGAAACATCgtctaaaaattgcaaaaacgaaaaaaattcacTAGCTAATTGACTATTTTCATCCTTTCGTCcctaatttaaatttgaaaatttggttCTTTATAACATTATTTGAGCGATTGCAACTGAAATTTTAAATGGGGTAGGTTTTTTACTAAAGTACATTCTTATTGGCTTTTGAAACCATTACATATTCtaagaaaatattgtatttaatcACAATTCGAGATCATTCTACGTATCCCATCAGTGCTGATACTTTAAATGTTAATATCATTGCAACTGCTCCCTGCGCAGCGCGTCAAATTGGCCAACGCCAAACCATAAAAGGCATGTTCGATGGGCAGCAGATCATAGCCGATATTGTTTATTTGGTGCGGATCGTCGATAACGTCATACGCTTCCACGAAATTctaaagcaaataataaattatatatgccTACCATTTTGGATGCTACTCACCTCCTTATCATCAAATTCGCAATATAATCGATCTGTTGTGCCCCTAAAATGCCTCACACAGGCGTATGTATTATT from Anastrepha obliqua isolate idAnaObli1 chromosome 2, idAnaObli1_1.0, whole genome shotgun sequence harbors:
- the LOC129237614 gene encoding chromobox protein homolog 1-like, whose protein sequence is MSEAGEYSVERIEDKRICNGRTEYFLKWKGYPRSENSWEPVENLDCPDLIAAFEESLKTKKESKKRSSTTPVNDTKVKRKTVEEERENRRTMGFDRGLEPSKILGATDSSGELMFLMKWKGSDEADLVPAKQANVKCPQIVIQFYEERLTWHTANAEEDKNSTSKEPTE